The Pseudoxanthomonas suwonensis sequence CGAGCTGCTGGCCTACCGACACCTGGTCAACCCCGGCGCGATGCCGTTCGCCGAGGACCCGGCCGCGCAGCTGCCGGACTACTTCATCTCCGCCGACGACATCCATCCCAAGGAGCACGTCGACGTGCAGGCCGCCGCGCAGAAGTGGGTGGACAGCTCCATCTCCAAGACCGCGAACGTGCCCACGGACTACCCGTACGAGGACTTCAAGGACATCTACCGCTACGCCTACGAGCAGGGGCTGAAGGGCTGCACCACCTTCCGCTTCAACCCCGCCGCGTTCCAGGGCGTGCTGGTCAAGGAGAAGGACCTGGAGAACACCACCTACCGCTTCGAGCTGGAGGACGGCTCGGTGCTGGAGGTCAAGGGCAACGAGGAGATCGAGTACGACGGCGAGACCCATACCGCCGCCAACCTGTTCGATGCGCTCAAAGAAGGTTATTACGGCAAGTTCTGACGCTTGCCAGGGCCGCGGCGCGCGCTGTTCCGGGCGCCCGCCGCGGTTGTTGCACCGCTGCATGGCGCCCGGAAAGCTTGAGTGAGTCCCCGATTACCACACATATAGAGAGCGCCCGCAGGAGGGCCCCATGAGCAATGGCAATGGTGTGACGGCGACCCTTTCCGAGGCCGCCGATACCGTGAAAGAGAAAGCATCGGAAGTCGGCAGTGCGATCGCCTCGACCGCGACCGGTGCGGTGGACAGCGCCGGCAAGGCGGTGAAGAAGGCGACCAAGGCCGCGAAGAAGACCGCGGCCAAGGCCACCAAGGCCGCGAAGAAGACCGCCGCCAAGGCCGGCAAGGCGGTCAACAAGACCGTGGCCAAGGCCAAGAAGTCGCTGACCGCGGCCAAGGACAAGGCCACTGCCGAGGCCGACGCCCTGCGCAAGAAACTGGGCAAGAAGAAGGCGGCGAAGAAGGCGACCGCCAAGAAGACCGCGAAGAAGGCTGCGCCGAAGAAAGCTGCGGTGAAGAAAGCGCCGGTCAAGAAGGCTGCGACCAAGAAGGCGCCCGCGAAGAAGGTTGCCAAGAAAGCGGCGCCGAAGAAGGCGGCCAAGGCCGTTAAGAAAGCCCCGGCCAAGAAGGCGCCCGCCAAGAAAGCCCCGGCGAAGAAAGCCGCGAAGAAGTAACAACCACCACCGCAATACCTTCCCTCCCCCGCGCGGGGAGGGAAGGCGGCGGCGTCCCCGCCGCTCAACCGCAACGCACACAGGACACGCAGATGGCCGTCAAGATCGACAAGAAAATCAAGGGATACGCCGTGGTCACCCCCGAGGACAAGGCGCGCGAAGCGGCGCCACCGGTGGTCGCCGCGCCGGTCGATCGGGCCACGGTGGAAGCCGAGGCGGCCAAGGACAACATCATCCACATGCACGAGCGCATCGAGCGCCCGGAAGTCCTGATCGGCAGCACCTACAAGATCAAGTCGCCGATGGTCGAGCACGCCATGTACGTGACCATCAACGACATCGTCCTCAACGCCGGCACCGAGCACGAGCTGCGCCGCCCGTTCGAGGTCTTCATCAACTCCAAGTCGATGGATCACTTCCAGTGGATCGTCGGCCTGACCCGGATCATGTCCGCCGTGTTCCGCAAGGGCGGCGACGTGACCTTCCTGGTGGAGGAGATGAAGGCCGTGTTCGACCCGCGCGGCGGCTACTTCAAGGCCGGCGGTGTGTACATGCCCTCGCTGGTGGCCGAGATCGGCGCCGTGGTCGAGGAACACATGAAGTCGATCGGCCTGATCCACGACCCGGAGATGAGCGCCCACCAGCGCGCCCTGATCGCCGAGAAGCGCAAGCAGTTCGAGGAGCGCTCAAAAAAAAACAGTGACGTGAGCGCGGCGCCGTCCGCCGGCACCCAGGAGGACATCGCGGTGACCGGCGACGGCACCAGCTTCCCGCCCAGCGCGACCATGTGCCACAAGTGCAGCACCAAGGCGCTGGTGATCATGGATGGGTGCGCGACTTGTTTGAATTGCGGGTATAGCAAGTGCGGCTGAGGTTGCATATCGCATGACTTCGAAAGGCCCGGGTTCTTCCTGGGCCTTTTTCTTTGCTTGGTGCGAAAGCGCAAGTTGGCTTTCAGGGGGAAGTGTCGTGGCTAATCCGTATAAAGCACCAGAGTCCAGTCAGACCGCTGAAGCCAAGGCTTCGAAGCCCAACGCAGCAATCTCCATCGTCTACGTGGGCGTAGGCGGGCTGCTTCTTCTTGGTCAACTCTTATCTCTTCTTTCGGGCAGCTACAAAGCAAGGGCGTTGAACGGCGATGAGGCGTTCGGTGCATTGCTGGCCACAGTCGCCATTGCCGCGTTGAGCGGGTGGCTTTGCTACCACGGGATCAAGCGGCTGAAACGTCGCAGCTAACAATTCGTCCAAGCCGACGCCGCTTCGCGACGCGGCTTAACTCAAGCGATATCCCCCGTACACGGGTGGATAAGTGGTATCGCTCCGGAAAAGGAGATTAGCAAGCGGTCCGAAGGTGGCCGGCTGCACTCTTTGGGGCGGTAACCTTTTGATAAAGAAAGGCTTCAATCTTGACTTGGCTCGCCGAAGAGCCTGAATATCGGGCGCATATCCCCGGATTTGGGGGCTACTTAGAGTTAGGCCGCAGGGGAAGGCGACCATGATCTTTGAGTACACACAAATGGACTCTGCGGGTACGCGGTCCATGCACGTACTTGGCATTCCCACCTATGCAGCATTGTTTGCTCTCATCTGGGCCTTCCCATACGGGAAGCCTTTCCTTGGCCTTCTAGTGGCAGCTCTAGGGTCACTTGCCTATCAATTCTTGTATAGCAAGGCACTCTATGCTTTTGTCCATAAGCTCAGGCAGCCGCGGCCCTATTGGCAGTTCGCTTTCGTAGTCGTCTGTGCTCAGGCTTTGGCGTTGGGAGCGTTGTATGCTGCTGCCTAACAATTCATTCAAGCCGACGCCGCTTCGCTGCGCGGCTTAACTCAGGCGTTATACGGTGGTGCGTGGCCGTCTCGCGCTTCCTCCTTCGGTCAGGTCATCGGGGCGTTCCGCATCGGCTCCGGTTAACAGTCCCAAGCGTCCTCGCCACCGGTCCGCACAACGTTGTGCCCGGCAGCCTTCTTACCCGGCGGCGCTCACTGTCACGCTTCTTCGGCGGTCGCCCGGCTGATGCCTGGTCGGGCAAGCCCTGTCGCCGTCACTTGTGGCATTCTCGGCTGGCAGTGGCGGTGCTGGGGAGCACAGGTCCAATCGGCCAGCCTCGCCGGGCACCACCGCATAACCATTCATTCAAGCCGACGCCACTTCGTGGCGCGGCTTAATTCAAGCGTTATACGGTAGTGCGGAAGGCGCCTCGCCGCTTCTTCCTTCGGCCAGGTCATCGCGGCGTCCCGCATCGGCTCCGGTTCGTAGTCCTTACCGTCCTCGCCACCTGCCCGTACACCGCTCCG is a genomic window containing:
- a CDS encoding NrdJb, which translates into the protein MAVKIDKKIKGYAVVTPEDKAREAAPPVVAAPVDRATVEAEAAKDNIIHMHERIERPEVLIGSTYKIKSPMVEHAMYVTINDIVLNAGTEHELRRPFEVFINSKSMDHFQWIVGLTRIMSAVFRKGGDVTFLVEEMKAVFDPRGGYFKAGGVYMPSLVAEIGAVVEEHMKSIGLIHDPEMSAHQRALIAEKRKQFEERSKKNSDVSAAPSAGTQEDIAVTGDGTSFPPSATMCHKCSTKALVIMDGCATCLNCGYSKCG